The proteins below are encoded in one region of Legionella antarctica:
- a CDS encoding elongation factor P hydroxylase produces the protein MHHYQDLITIFNNCFASTYNTRLVKGDNEPVYLPAEGECSYNALFFAHGFFSSALHECSHWFIAGEERRKRVDFGYWYMPDGRTAEQQALFQQVEVKPQAIEWILSMAAGHKFRVSIDNLNGAESDTLAFKNAVYSQVLQYCRDGLPQRAHQFRAALCAFYKQPTALTIEEFKLETL, from the coding sequence GTGCATCATTACCAGGATCTAATTACCATTTTTAATAATTGTTTTGCATCTACCTATAATACTCGACTTGTTAAAGGTGATAATGAGCCAGTCTATCTTCCTGCTGAGGGAGAATGCAGCTATAACGCACTATTTTTTGCGCATGGCTTTTTTAGCAGTGCTTTGCATGAGTGCTCCCATTGGTTCATAGCGGGTGAGGAGCGAAGAAAACGGGTTGATTTTGGATATTGGTACATGCCAGATGGGCGTACCGCAGAACAACAGGCATTGTTCCAACAAGTCGAAGTAAAACCCCAGGCTATAGAGTGGATACTGTCTATGGCGGCTGGGCATAAGTTTCGTGTGAGTATAGATAATCTAAATGGCGCGGAATCAGATACTTTAGCGTTTAAGAATGCGGTTTATTCTCAGGTTTTGCAATACTGCCGAGATGGATTACCACAACGTGCCCATCAGTTTCGAGCAGCTTTGTGTGCTTTTTACAAGCAACCAACTGCTTTGACAATTGAAGAGTTTAAGCTCGAGACACTCTAG
- a CDS encoding multidrug DMT transporter permease has translation MFRLLIVLSCLLIANPIAYAGTVSCNEHQCIAVIDAGSTGSRIHVYAYDMDETNTPVHINEVWTKKIKPGFATIEPNYESIEAYLVTLLSGAPNQDIPVYFYATAGMRLLPASKQKLYYQELQRWFSQQHQWRLIDAKTITGNEEALYDWLSVNYHLDTLKSIQNKSVGVMDMGGASVQIVFPIQKNEEINSNSQVELDLYGHHVNLYVHSFLGLGQTEMSHQFLNSVSCFANDYPLPDGESGRGNAPSCKQEVSSLMNGVHGVNKTIQPVLTANPVDTWFAIGGLTNLADNKLFHFENGELTNQNLMQQADSQICHQQWDKLNSEFPNDDYVYEYCLLSAYYYALMVDGYGIYPEQTVNYVSSALNLDWTKGVVLHH, from the coding sequence ATGTTTCGTCTCTTGATTGTTCTTTCATGTCTTCTCATAGCGAATCCAATTGCTTACGCTGGAACTGTCTCTTGTAATGAACATCAGTGTATTGCCGTAATTGATGCAGGAAGTACTGGTTCAAGAATACATGTGTATGCTTATGACATGGATGAAACCAATACTCCTGTTCATATTAATGAAGTATGGACAAAAAAAATCAAACCAGGTTTTGCCACTATTGAACCCAATTATGAGTCGATAGAAGCCTATCTTGTAACGTTACTATCAGGCGCTCCCAATCAGGATATTCCTGTTTATTTTTATGCTACAGCAGGCATGCGACTGTTGCCCGCCTCTAAACAAAAACTATATTATCAGGAACTTCAACGTTGGTTTTCTCAACAACACCAATGGCGCCTTATAGACGCTAAAACCATCACAGGTAACGAAGAAGCCTTATATGATTGGCTTTCCGTCAATTATCATTTGGATACTCTGAAATCAATCCAAAATAAATCCGTAGGGGTTATGGACATGGGTGGAGCGTCAGTACAAATTGTTTTTCCCATCCAGAAAAATGAAGAGATTAACAGCAACTCTCAAGTAGAACTGGATCTTTATGGACACCACGTCAACCTGTATGTCCACAGTTTTCTGGGATTGGGACAGACAGAAATGTCCCATCAATTTCTTAACTCTGTCTCATGCTTTGCCAACGACTACCCACTTCCAGATGGGGAGTCTGGACGAGGGAATGCTCCTTCATGCAAGCAGGAAGTATCATCGCTTATGAATGGCGTGCATGGAGTTAATAAAACCATACAACCTGTGCTTACAGCTAACCCCGTAGACACTTGGTTTGCTATAGGGGGCCTAACCAATCTGGCTGATAACAAATTATTTCATTTCGAAAATGGTGAGCTGACCAATCAAAATTTAATGCAACAAGCAGACAGCCAAATTTGTCATCAACAATGGGATAAGCTTAACTCTGAATTTCCCAACGATGATTATGTTTATGAGTATTGTCTTTTGTCCGCCTATTATTATGCATTAATGGTTGATGGTTACGGAATTTATCCAGAGCAAACCGTAAATTATGTTTCATCTGCTTTAAACCTGGATTGGACAAAAGGCGTGGTTTTACATCATTAG